Proteins from one Diprion similis isolate iyDipSimi1 chromosome 3, iyDipSimi1.1, whole genome shotgun sequence genomic window:
- the LOC124404431 gene encoding band 3 anion transport protein isoform X2: MDNPDKRTPGTKRKLSFLGFGKRSSIDGHGTETGPELDEEMEKVFAMDMGEKFNVSRLGSPSESAGSDRERGAPPRYGERDFNQHRKRSYPHPHMPLKSLHSRSMRRHLSPEGSVTEPGPEEDQSLNDQPISAAGNVEQPEQEEQEEEEEEVDALINGGSQHQQGGEAVVFLGIEGDERPIPDDGETVLSSESEAPISERAASGYTESPALGSPRVQFEKIREEGAASPQPETPPGDEERKPRRLHKHDHKRHHHKSRKYSLQEDPQWRKRSGAGITDGNNAMGRRVSVQPDEASTLQELDIDGLESHRSDDPRGMRRHKTGHSTVHIGRKMIGGIFHDTFKKMYDHSPHEVFVQLDELHGIGEDREWRETARWIKYEEDVEEGADRWGRPHVASLSFHSLLNLRRCLETGVCLLDLEERDLPGVAYRVVEQMVVEELILPEDRPVVMRALLLRHRHVNEHDRFRFGGKRNYASYTSLQSIWLEEEEAARDPTENHVKQHNLSDSKPKIVSSTLALDSNHTAVDIKEELTYTSSNEDLKKGHNDYILKRIPVGAEATTVLVGAVDFLDQPTIAFVRLAEGVFMPSLTEVTIPVRFMFILLGPRNADLDYHEVGRSISTLMANTSFHKIAYKANERRELLSAINEFLDDSIVLPPGDWERQALLPFDELKAKSEAIRKRKAKALERNSKQTQNDAAIKKALLAGEDEKKPPDDDPLRRTRRPFGGLINDIKRRYPLYLSDFTDGLNSSSLAAAIFMYFAALCTAITFGGLISDKTNNLIGISETLISASWTGVIMALFATQPLVIIGTTGPLLLFDESLYKMCNAYEFEFLTVRIYVGVWLGVIALIIACVEGSVLVKLFTRFTEEIFTGLISILYIVEAFQKIYKYFLINPLLPEYCFAPHENETSSQMNNTGMNVTAPSAVCDNSQQMNWIPDSNGHGLINQPNTALMCTILCLGTFLGAYYLRIFRNSHYLGRSARRAFGDFGVPISIIIFVLIDFLAQVKTEKLLVPDGLSPSDPDKRGWLIPLGGEKQSIPVWLALVCVVPALLVYILIFMETQISELIIDKKERKLRKGNGYHMDIVVVSLMNVGCGFIGMPWCCAASVRSLTHVSAVTIMSTNHAPGDKPHIVEVKEQRVSGLLVAILVGLSVLMAPLLRRVPMAVLIGVFLYMGVSSTNGVQLFDRIKLFFMPVKHHGTANYVRRVQTYKMHIFTLIQIFCLSVLWVVKSTAISLAFPFFLILMIPLRAQMKRYFTHAELRALDTKEPEMESTQDEPDFYEEAPLPG, from the exons ATCGACGGGCATGGCACGGAAACGGGACCGGAACTCGACGAGGAGATGGAGAAGGTCTTCGCAATGGATATGGGGGAGAAGTTCAACGTTTCACGGCTTGGATCTCCCTCGGAGTCTGCAGGATCGGATCGAGAACGAGGGGCGCCGCCTCGATACGGAGAACGTGACTTTAatc AACACCGGAAACGTAGTTACCCTCATCCGCACATGCCATTGAAAAGTCTTCACTCTAGGTCAATGAGGCGGCATCTTTCACC GGAAGGATCCGTGACCGAACCTGGACCCGAGGAAGATCAATCCTTGAACGATCAGCCGATCTCGGCCGCCGGTAACGTAGAACAACCCGAGCAGGAAGagcaggaggaggaggaggaggaagtcGACGCGTTGATAAACGGCGGAAGTCAACATCAGCAGGGCGGCGAGGCTGTCGTCTTCCTGGGTATCGAGGGCGACGAACGGCCGATTCCTGACGACGGGGAAACCGTTTTGAGCAGCGAAAGCGAGGCGCCGATTTCCGAGAGGGCGGCATCGGGATACACCGAAAGTCCGGCACTCGGAAGTCCTCGAGTACAGTTTGAAAAGATTAGAGAGGAAGGCGCGGCCAGTCCGCAACCGGAAACGCCGCCCGGTGACGAGGAGCGGAAGCCTCGACGGCTCCACAAACACGACCACAA ACGGCACCATCACAAATCAAGAAAGTATTCACTTCAGGAAGATCCACAATGGCGGAAACGCTCGGGTGCCGGTATCACCGACGGAAACAACGCGATGGGACGTCGAGTCAGCGTCCAACCGGACGAGGCAAGCACCCTCCAGGAGCTGGACATAGACGGCTTGGAGTCCCACAGGAGCGACGATCCCCGAGGTATGCGTCGTCACAAAACGGGTCACTCGACGGTTCACATTGGGCGAAAAATGATCGGGGGTATATTCCACGACACGTTCAAAAAGATGTACGATCATTCGCCGCACGAGGTATTCGTCCAGCTCGATGAACTCCACGGAATCGGCGAGGATCGCGAATGGCGGGAAACCGCAAGGTGGATAAAGTACGAGGAGGACGTTGAAGAGGGTGCCGACAGGTGGGGGAGACCCCACGTAGCATCGCTAAGCTTTCACTCACTTCTAAACCTACGGCGATGCCTCGAGACCGGCGTTTGCCTCCTTGATCTCGAGGAACGCGATCTTCCCGGCGTAGCTTACAGGGTTGTCGAGCAGATGGTCGTCGAGGAGTTGATACTGCCCGAAGATCGACCCGTCGTTATGAGGGCTCTGCTTCTCAGGCACAGGCACGTCAATGAACATGATAGATTTCGGTTTGGGGGGAAGAGGAATTACGCCAGCTACACCAGTCTGCAG TCTATCTGGCTGGAGGAGGAAGAGGCTGCTCGAGATCCGACCGAGAACCATGTGAAGCAACAT AACCTGAGCGATTCTAAACCTAAGATCGTATCGTCCACCTTGGCACTGGACAGCAACCATACAGCGGTTGATATAAAAGAAGAGTTGACCTACACGAGTAGCAACGAGGATTTGAAGAAAGGGCACAACGATTATATATTGAAAAGAATTCCCGTCGGCGCTGAGGCAACAACTGTACTTGTAGGTGCCGTCGATTTTCTTGATCAACCTACGATAGCATTTGTTCGGCTGGCAGAAGGTGTTTTCATGCCCTCGTTGACAGAAGTTACCATTCCTGTTCGGTTCATGTTTATTCTTCTGGGGCCACGAAACGCTGATCTTGATTACCATGAGGTCGGTCGATCCATCTCGACGCTTATGGCCAATACCTCATTTCACAAGATTGCCTACAAAGCTAATGAAAGACGAGAACTGCTATCGGCAATCAACGAGTTTTTGGATGATTCAATCGTGCTGCCACCAGGCGATTGGGAAAGACAGGCACTTTTACCATTCGACGAACTCAAGGCCAAAAGCGAAGCtataagaaaacgaaaagCTAAAGCattggaaagaaattcaaagcAGACACAAAATGATGCCGCTATCAAGAAAG CTCTTTTAGCTGGCGAGGATGAGAAAAAACCCCCAGATGACGACCCGCTGCGTAGAACTAGGCGTCCTTTCGGTGGGCTTATTAACGATATCAAGAGACGCTACCCGCTTTATTTGTCTGATTTCACGGATGGATTGAATTCTTCTAGCCTTGCGGCAGCCATCTTCATGTACTTTGCTGCTCTTTGTACAGCTATCACATTTGGCGGACTGATAAGCGACAAAACAAATAATCTAATAGGCATCTCAGAGACTTTAATTTCTGCTTCATGGACAGGAGTGATAATGGCTCTTTTTGCCACGCAACCTCTCGTCATTATAGGTACAACTGGACCGCTTCTTCTCTTCGATGAAAGCTTGTACAAAATGTGCAATGCCTATGAATTCGAATTTCTAACGGTCCGGATATACGTTGGCGTTTGGCTCGGTGTCATTGCACTGATTATTGCTTGTGTCGAAGGTTCAGTACTCGTAAAACTTTTCACACGTTTTACAGAAGAAATATTTACCGGATTGATATCAATTCTCTATATCGTCGAGGCCTTCCAAAAGATCTATAAATACTTTTTAATAAATCCACTTCTTCCTGAATACTGCTTCGCCCCTCACGAAAATGAGACCAGCTCTCAGATGAACAATACTGGCATGAATGTGACGGCCCCTAGTGCTGTGTGTGACAACTCTCAGCAGATGAATTGGATTCCTGACAGTAACGGTCATGGCCTTATAAATCAACCAAATACTGCTCTCATGTGCACGATTCTTTGCTTGGGAACGTTCCTTGGTGCGTACTACCTGCGCATATTTCGTAACAGTCACTATCTGGGTCGCAGTGCGAGAAGAGCTTTTGGTGATTTTGGAGTTCCAATAAGCATCATAATTTTTGTCTTGATCGATTTTCTCGCTCAAGTCAAAACTGAGAAACTCCTTGTACCTGACGGCTTGAGTCCTTCGGATCCCGACAAGAGAGGATGGCTAATACCGCTAGGGGGTGAAAAGCAATCGATTCCCGTTTGGTTGGCACTTGTTTGCGTCGTGCCGGCTCTTTTAGTTTACATCCTTATCTTCATGGAAACTCAAATCTCTGA GCTCATCATTGACAAGAAAGAACGCAAGCTGCGTAAAGGCAACGGCTACCACATGGACATTGTTGTTGTCAGCCTGATGAACGTTGGCTGCGGTTTCATCGGTATGCCCTGGTGTTGCGCAGCCTCAGTGCGTTCTCTTACCCACGTATCCGCGGTTACAATAATGTCAACGAACCACGCTCCTGGTGACAAACCTCACATTGTTGAGGTCAAAGAACAGAGAGTGAGCGGTCTCTTGGTCGCAATCCTCGTAGGTCTCAGTGTGTTAATGGCGCCACTACTAAGACGTGTTCCCATGGCAGTATTGATCGGAGTTTTTCTGTACATGGGCGTATCGTCGACCAATGGCGTTCAGCTGTTTGATCGTATAAAGTTATTCTTTATGCCTGTCAAGCACCATGGTACTGCAAATTATGTGCGCAGAGTTCAAACCTATAAGATGCACATATTCActttaattcaaatattttgtctCTCGGTCCTTTGGGTTGTCAAAAGCACCGCAATCTCCCTGGCCTTCCCATTCTTTTTGATTCTGATGATACCGTTGCGCGCTCAAATGAAGCGTTACTTTACACATGCGGAACTACGTGCTCTCGATACTAAAGAACCAGAGATGGAGAGCACTCAGGATGAGCCAGACTTTTATGAAGAAGCACCCCTCCCTGGTTAG
- the LOC124404431 gene encoding band 3 anion transport protein isoform X1 gives MPEAGGSSSGKSFLQRAGGKVLRWLRRSLRTPQIDGHGTETGPELDEEMEKVFAMDMGEKFNVSRLGSPSESAGSDRERGAPPRYGERDFNQHRKRSYPHPHMPLKSLHSRSMRRHLSPEGSVTEPGPEEDQSLNDQPISAAGNVEQPEQEEQEEEEEEVDALINGGSQHQQGGEAVVFLGIEGDERPIPDDGETVLSSESEAPISERAASGYTESPALGSPRVQFEKIREEGAASPQPETPPGDEERKPRRLHKHDHKRHHHKSRKYSLQEDPQWRKRSGAGITDGNNAMGRRVSVQPDEASTLQELDIDGLESHRSDDPRGMRRHKTGHSTVHIGRKMIGGIFHDTFKKMYDHSPHEVFVQLDELHGIGEDREWRETARWIKYEEDVEEGADRWGRPHVASLSFHSLLNLRRCLETGVCLLDLEERDLPGVAYRVVEQMVVEELILPEDRPVVMRALLLRHRHVNEHDRFRFGGKRNYASYTSLQSIWLEEEEAARDPTENHVKQHNLSDSKPKIVSSTLALDSNHTAVDIKEELTYTSSNEDLKKGHNDYILKRIPVGAEATTVLVGAVDFLDQPTIAFVRLAEGVFMPSLTEVTIPVRFMFILLGPRNADLDYHEVGRSISTLMANTSFHKIAYKANERRELLSAINEFLDDSIVLPPGDWERQALLPFDELKAKSEAIRKRKAKALERNSKQTQNDAAIKKALLAGEDEKKPPDDDPLRRTRRPFGGLINDIKRRYPLYLSDFTDGLNSSSLAAAIFMYFAALCTAITFGGLISDKTNNLIGISETLISASWTGVIMALFATQPLVIIGTTGPLLLFDESLYKMCNAYEFEFLTVRIYVGVWLGVIALIIACVEGSVLVKLFTRFTEEIFTGLISILYIVEAFQKIYKYFLINPLLPEYCFAPHENETSSQMNNTGMNVTAPSAVCDNSQQMNWIPDSNGHGLINQPNTALMCTILCLGTFLGAYYLRIFRNSHYLGRSARRAFGDFGVPISIIIFVLIDFLAQVKTEKLLVPDGLSPSDPDKRGWLIPLGGEKQSIPVWLALVCVVPALLVYILIFMETQISELIIDKKERKLRKGNGYHMDIVVVSLMNVGCGFIGMPWCCAASVRSLTHVSAVTIMSTNHAPGDKPHIVEVKEQRVSGLLVAILVGLSVLMAPLLRRVPMAVLIGVFLYMGVSSTNGVQLFDRIKLFFMPVKHHGTANYVRRVQTYKMHIFTLIQIFCLSVLWVVKSTAISLAFPFFLILMIPLRAQMKRYFTHAELRALDTKEPEMESTQDEPDFYEEAPLPG, from the exons ATGCCCGAGGCTGGCGGCAGTTCCTCCGGGAAGTCCTTCCTTCAGAGGGCTGGCGGCAAGGTCCTACGCTGGCTTCGACGCTCCCTTCGGACGCCCCAG ATCGACGGGCATGGCACGGAAACGGGACCGGAACTCGACGAGGAGATGGAGAAGGTCTTCGCAATGGATATGGGGGAGAAGTTCAACGTTTCACGGCTTGGATCTCCCTCGGAGTCTGCAGGATCGGATCGAGAACGAGGGGCGCCGCCTCGATACGGAGAACGTGACTTTAatc AACACCGGAAACGTAGTTACCCTCATCCGCACATGCCATTGAAAAGTCTTCACTCTAGGTCAATGAGGCGGCATCTTTCACC GGAAGGATCCGTGACCGAACCTGGACCCGAGGAAGATCAATCCTTGAACGATCAGCCGATCTCGGCCGCCGGTAACGTAGAACAACCCGAGCAGGAAGagcaggaggaggaggaggaggaagtcGACGCGTTGATAAACGGCGGAAGTCAACATCAGCAGGGCGGCGAGGCTGTCGTCTTCCTGGGTATCGAGGGCGACGAACGGCCGATTCCTGACGACGGGGAAACCGTTTTGAGCAGCGAAAGCGAGGCGCCGATTTCCGAGAGGGCGGCATCGGGATACACCGAAAGTCCGGCACTCGGAAGTCCTCGAGTACAGTTTGAAAAGATTAGAGAGGAAGGCGCGGCCAGTCCGCAACCGGAAACGCCGCCCGGTGACGAGGAGCGGAAGCCTCGACGGCTCCACAAACACGACCACAA ACGGCACCATCACAAATCAAGAAAGTATTCACTTCAGGAAGATCCACAATGGCGGAAACGCTCGGGTGCCGGTATCACCGACGGAAACAACGCGATGGGACGTCGAGTCAGCGTCCAACCGGACGAGGCAAGCACCCTCCAGGAGCTGGACATAGACGGCTTGGAGTCCCACAGGAGCGACGATCCCCGAGGTATGCGTCGTCACAAAACGGGTCACTCGACGGTTCACATTGGGCGAAAAATGATCGGGGGTATATTCCACGACACGTTCAAAAAGATGTACGATCATTCGCCGCACGAGGTATTCGTCCAGCTCGATGAACTCCACGGAATCGGCGAGGATCGCGAATGGCGGGAAACCGCAAGGTGGATAAAGTACGAGGAGGACGTTGAAGAGGGTGCCGACAGGTGGGGGAGACCCCACGTAGCATCGCTAAGCTTTCACTCACTTCTAAACCTACGGCGATGCCTCGAGACCGGCGTTTGCCTCCTTGATCTCGAGGAACGCGATCTTCCCGGCGTAGCTTACAGGGTTGTCGAGCAGATGGTCGTCGAGGAGTTGATACTGCCCGAAGATCGACCCGTCGTTATGAGGGCTCTGCTTCTCAGGCACAGGCACGTCAATGAACATGATAGATTTCGGTTTGGGGGGAAGAGGAATTACGCCAGCTACACCAGTCTGCAG TCTATCTGGCTGGAGGAGGAAGAGGCTGCTCGAGATCCGACCGAGAACCATGTGAAGCAACAT AACCTGAGCGATTCTAAACCTAAGATCGTATCGTCCACCTTGGCACTGGACAGCAACCATACAGCGGTTGATATAAAAGAAGAGTTGACCTACACGAGTAGCAACGAGGATTTGAAGAAAGGGCACAACGATTATATATTGAAAAGAATTCCCGTCGGCGCTGAGGCAACAACTGTACTTGTAGGTGCCGTCGATTTTCTTGATCAACCTACGATAGCATTTGTTCGGCTGGCAGAAGGTGTTTTCATGCCCTCGTTGACAGAAGTTACCATTCCTGTTCGGTTCATGTTTATTCTTCTGGGGCCACGAAACGCTGATCTTGATTACCATGAGGTCGGTCGATCCATCTCGACGCTTATGGCCAATACCTCATTTCACAAGATTGCCTACAAAGCTAATGAAAGACGAGAACTGCTATCGGCAATCAACGAGTTTTTGGATGATTCAATCGTGCTGCCACCAGGCGATTGGGAAAGACAGGCACTTTTACCATTCGACGAACTCAAGGCCAAAAGCGAAGCtataagaaaacgaaaagCTAAAGCattggaaagaaattcaaagcAGACACAAAATGATGCCGCTATCAAGAAAG CTCTTTTAGCTGGCGAGGATGAGAAAAAACCCCCAGATGACGACCCGCTGCGTAGAACTAGGCGTCCTTTCGGTGGGCTTATTAACGATATCAAGAGACGCTACCCGCTTTATTTGTCTGATTTCACGGATGGATTGAATTCTTCTAGCCTTGCGGCAGCCATCTTCATGTACTTTGCTGCTCTTTGTACAGCTATCACATTTGGCGGACTGATAAGCGACAAAACAAATAATCTAATAGGCATCTCAGAGACTTTAATTTCTGCTTCATGGACAGGAGTGATAATGGCTCTTTTTGCCACGCAACCTCTCGTCATTATAGGTACAACTGGACCGCTTCTTCTCTTCGATGAAAGCTTGTACAAAATGTGCAATGCCTATGAATTCGAATTTCTAACGGTCCGGATATACGTTGGCGTTTGGCTCGGTGTCATTGCACTGATTATTGCTTGTGTCGAAGGTTCAGTACTCGTAAAACTTTTCACACGTTTTACAGAAGAAATATTTACCGGATTGATATCAATTCTCTATATCGTCGAGGCCTTCCAAAAGATCTATAAATACTTTTTAATAAATCCACTTCTTCCTGAATACTGCTTCGCCCCTCACGAAAATGAGACCAGCTCTCAGATGAACAATACTGGCATGAATGTGACGGCCCCTAGTGCTGTGTGTGACAACTCTCAGCAGATGAATTGGATTCCTGACAGTAACGGTCATGGCCTTATAAATCAACCAAATACTGCTCTCATGTGCACGATTCTTTGCTTGGGAACGTTCCTTGGTGCGTACTACCTGCGCATATTTCGTAACAGTCACTATCTGGGTCGCAGTGCGAGAAGAGCTTTTGGTGATTTTGGAGTTCCAATAAGCATCATAATTTTTGTCTTGATCGATTTTCTCGCTCAAGTCAAAACTGAGAAACTCCTTGTACCTGACGGCTTGAGTCCTTCGGATCCCGACAAGAGAGGATGGCTAATACCGCTAGGGGGTGAAAAGCAATCGATTCCCGTTTGGTTGGCACTTGTTTGCGTCGTGCCGGCTCTTTTAGTTTACATCCTTATCTTCATGGAAACTCAAATCTCTGA GCTCATCATTGACAAGAAAGAACGCAAGCTGCGTAAAGGCAACGGCTACCACATGGACATTGTTGTTGTCAGCCTGATGAACGTTGGCTGCGGTTTCATCGGTATGCCCTGGTGTTGCGCAGCCTCAGTGCGTTCTCTTACCCACGTATCCGCGGTTACAATAATGTCAACGAACCACGCTCCTGGTGACAAACCTCACATTGTTGAGGTCAAAGAACAGAGAGTGAGCGGTCTCTTGGTCGCAATCCTCGTAGGTCTCAGTGTGTTAATGGCGCCACTACTAAGACGTGTTCCCATGGCAGTATTGATCGGAGTTTTTCTGTACATGGGCGTATCGTCGACCAATGGCGTTCAGCTGTTTGATCGTATAAAGTTATTCTTTATGCCTGTCAAGCACCATGGTACTGCAAATTATGTGCGCAGAGTTCAAACCTATAAGATGCACATATTCActttaattcaaatattttgtctCTCGGTCCTTTGGGTTGTCAAAAGCACCGCAATCTCCCTGGCCTTCCCATTCTTTTTGATTCTGATGATACCGTTGCGCGCTCAAATGAAGCGTTACTTTACACATGCGGAACTACGTGCTCTCGATACTAAAGAACCAGAGATGGAGAGCACTCAGGATGAGCCAGACTTTTATGAAGAAGCACCCCTCCCTGGTTAG
- the LOC124404431 gene encoding anion exchange protein 2 isoform X4, protein MPVSYERSQDRIGNFRRRHHHKSRKYSLQEDPQWRKRSGAGITDGNNAMGRRVSVQPDEASTLQELDIDGLESHRSDDPRGMRRHKTGHSTVHIGRKMIGGIFHDTFKKMYDHSPHEVFVQLDELHGIGEDREWRETARWIKYEEDVEEGADRWGRPHVASLSFHSLLNLRRCLETGVCLLDLEERDLPGVAYRVVEQMVVEELILPEDRPVVMRALLLRHRHVNEHDRFRFGGKRNYASYTSLQSIWLEEEEAARDPTENHVKQHNLSDSKPKIVSSTLALDSNHTAVDIKEELTYTSSNEDLKKGHNDYILKRIPVGAEATTVLVGAVDFLDQPTIAFVRLAEGVFMPSLTEVTIPVRFMFILLGPRNADLDYHEVGRSISTLMANTSFHKIAYKANERRELLSAINEFLDDSIVLPPGDWERQALLPFDELKAKSEAIRKRKAKALERNSKQTQNDAAIKKALLAGEDEKKPPDDDPLRRTRRPFGGLINDIKRRYPLYLSDFTDGLNSSSLAAAIFMYFAALCTAITFGGLISDKTNNLIGISETLISASWTGVIMALFATQPLVIIGTTGPLLLFDESLYKMCNAYEFEFLTVRIYVGVWLGVIALIIACVEGSVLVKLFTRFTEEIFTGLISILYIVEAFQKIYKYFLINPLLPEYCFAPHENETSSQMNNTGMNVTAPSAVCDNSQQMNWIPDSNGHGLINQPNTALMCTILCLGTFLGAYYLRIFRNSHYLGRSARRAFGDFGVPISIIIFVLIDFLAQVKTEKLLVPDGLSPSDPDKRGWLIPLGGEKQSIPVWLALVCVVPALLVYILIFMETQISELIIDKKERKLRKGNGYHMDIVVVSLMNVGCGFIGMPWCCAASVRSLTHVSAVTIMSTNHAPGDKPHIVEVKEQRVSGLLVAILVGLSVLMAPLLRRVPMAVLIGVFLYMGVSSTNGVQLFDRIKLFFMPVKHHGTANYVRRVQTYKMHIFTLIQIFCLSVLWVVKSTAISLAFPFFLILMIPLRAQMKRYFTHAELRALDTKEPEMESTQDEPDFYEEAPLPG, encoded by the exons ATGCCCGTCTCGTACGAACGATCCCAGGATCGTATCGGTAACTTTCGACG ACGGCACCATCACAAATCAAGAAAGTATTCACTTCAGGAAGATCCACAATGGCGGAAACGCTCGGGTGCCGGTATCACCGACGGAAACAACGCGATGGGACGTCGAGTCAGCGTCCAACCGGACGAGGCAAGCACCCTCCAGGAGCTGGACATAGACGGCTTGGAGTCCCACAGGAGCGACGATCCCCGAGGTATGCGTCGTCACAAAACGGGTCACTCGACGGTTCACATTGGGCGAAAAATGATCGGGGGTATATTCCACGACACGTTCAAAAAGATGTACGATCATTCGCCGCACGAGGTATTCGTCCAGCTCGATGAACTCCACGGAATCGGCGAGGATCGCGAATGGCGGGAAACCGCAAGGTGGATAAAGTACGAGGAGGACGTTGAAGAGGGTGCCGACAGGTGGGGGAGACCCCACGTAGCATCGCTAAGCTTTCACTCACTTCTAAACCTACGGCGATGCCTCGAGACCGGCGTTTGCCTCCTTGATCTCGAGGAACGCGATCTTCCCGGCGTAGCTTACAGGGTTGTCGAGCAGATGGTCGTCGAGGAGTTGATACTGCCCGAAGATCGACCCGTCGTTATGAGGGCTCTGCTTCTCAGGCACAGGCACGTCAATGAACATGATAGATTTCGGTTTGGGGGGAAGAGGAATTACGCCAGCTACACCAGTCTGCAG TCTATCTGGCTGGAGGAGGAAGAGGCTGCTCGAGATCCGACCGAGAACCATGTGAAGCAACAT AACCTGAGCGATTCTAAACCTAAGATCGTATCGTCCACCTTGGCACTGGACAGCAACCATACAGCGGTTGATATAAAAGAAGAGTTGACCTACACGAGTAGCAACGAGGATTTGAAGAAAGGGCACAACGATTATATATTGAAAAGAATTCCCGTCGGCGCTGAGGCAACAACTGTACTTGTAGGTGCCGTCGATTTTCTTGATCAACCTACGATAGCATTTGTTCGGCTGGCAGAAGGTGTTTTCATGCCCTCGTTGACAGAAGTTACCATTCCTGTTCGGTTCATGTTTATTCTTCTGGGGCCACGAAACGCTGATCTTGATTACCATGAGGTCGGTCGATCCATCTCGACGCTTATGGCCAATACCTCATTTCACAAGATTGCCTACAAAGCTAATGAAAGACGAGAACTGCTATCGGCAATCAACGAGTTTTTGGATGATTCAATCGTGCTGCCACCAGGCGATTGGGAAAGACAGGCACTTTTACCATTCGACGAACTCAAGGCCAAAAGCGAAGCtataagaaaacgaaaagCTAAAGCattggaaagaaattcaaagcAGACACAAAATGATGCCGCTATCAAGAAAG CTCTTTTAGCTGGCGAGGATGAGAAAAAACCCCCAGATGACGACCCGCTGCGTAGAACTAGGCGTCCTTTCGGTGGGCTTATTAACGATATCAAGAGACGCTACCCGCTTTATTTGTCTGATTTCACGGATGGATTGAATTCTTCTAGCCTTGCGGCAGCCATCTTCATGTACTTTGCTGCTCTTTGTACAGCTATCACATTTGGCGGACTGATAAGCGACAAAACAAATAATCTAATAGGCATCTCAGAGACTTTAATTTCTGCTTCATGGACAGGAGTGATAATGGCTCTTTTTGCCACGCAACCTCTCGTCATTATAGGTACAACTGGACCGCTTCTTCTCTTCGATGAAAGCTTGTACAAAATGTGCAATGCCTATGAATTCGAATTTCTAACGGTCCGGATATACGTTGGCGTTTGGCTCGGTGTCATTGCACTGATTATTGCTTGTGTCGAAGGTTCAGTACTCGTAAAACTTTTCACACGTTTTACAGAAGAAATATTTACCGGATTGATATCAATTCTCTATATCGTCGAGGCCTTCCAAAAGATCTATAAATACTTTTTAATAAATCCACTTCTTCCTGAATACTGCTTCGCCCCTCACGAAAATGAGACCAGCTCTCAGATGAACAATACTGGCATGAATGTGACGGCCCCTAGTGCTGTGTGTGACAACTCTCAGCAGATGAATTGGATTCCTGACAGTAACGGTCATGGCCTTATAAATCAACCAAATACTGCTCTCATGTGCACGATTCTTTGCTTGGGAACGTTCCTTGGTGCGTACTACCTGCGCATATTTCGTAACAGTCACTATCTGGGTCGCAGTGCGAGAAGAGCTTTTGGTGATTTTGGAGTTCCAATAAGCATCATAATTTTTGTCTTGATCGATTTTCTCGCTCAAGTCAAAACTGAGAAACTCCTTGTACCTGACGGCTTGAGTCCTTCGGATCCCGACAAGAGAGGATGGCTAATACCGCTAGGGGGTGAAAAGCAATCGATTCCCGTTTGGTTGGCACTTGTTTGCGTCGTGCCGGCTCTTTTAGTTTACATCCTTATCTTCATGGAAACTCAAATCTCTGA GCTCATCATTGACAAGAAAGAACGCAAGCTGCGTAAAGGCAACGGCTACCACATGGACATTGTTGTTGTCAGCCTGATGAACGTTGGCTGCGGTTTCATCGGTATGCCCTGGTGTTGCGCAGCCTCAGTGCGTTCTCTTACCCACGTATCCGCGGTTACAATAATGTCAACGAACCACGCTCCTGGTGACAAACCTCACATTGTTGAGGTCAAAGAACAGAGAGTGAGCGGTCTCTTGGTCGCAATCCTCGTAGGTCTCAGTGTGTTAATGGCGCCACTACTAAGACGTGTTCCCATGGCAGTATTGATCGGAGTTTTTCTGTACATGGGCGTATCGTCGACCAATGGCGTTCAGCTGTTTGATCGTATAAAGTTATTCTTTATGCCTGTCAAGCACCATGGTACTGCAAATTATGTGCGCAGAGTTCAAACCTATAAGATGCACATATTCActttaattcaaatattttgtctCTCGGTCCTTTGGGTTGTCAAAAGCACCGCAATCTCCCTGGCCTTCCCATTCTTTTTGATTCTGATGATACCGTTGCGCGCTCAAATGAAGCGTTACTTTACACATGCGGAACTACGTGCTCTCGATACTAAAGAACCAGAGATGGAGAGCACTCAGGATGAGCCAGACTTTTATGAAGAAGCACCCCTCCCTGGTTAG